In Syntrophomonadaceae bacterium, one genomic interval encodes:
- the hisB gene encoding imidazoleglycerol-phosphate dehydratase HisB, with protein MELSRPALIKRVTRETEITVQLLLAGTGVSTIKTGIGFFDHLLSLFARHGLFDLDVEARGDLEVDGHHTVEDVGLCLGQAIKDCLGERKGIRRYGHAIIPMDDALILVAVDLSGRPYLAWPAEVLLSSQVGSFATELVEEFLRAFVNQSGMNLHVRFLAGRNTHHMLEAVFKALGRALREATEIDPREAGVPSTKGILA; from the coding sequence ATGGAATTGTCTAGGCCGGCATTAATTAAGCGGGTTACCCGGGAAACCGAAATCACGGTTCAGCTTCTCCTGGCGGGAACAGGTGTTTCCACCATTAAAACGGGCATTGGGTTTTTTGATCATTTATTGTCTCTTTTTGCCCGCCACGGGCTATTTGATCTGGACGTGGAGGCCAGGGGCGACCTCGAAGTGGATGGTCATCACACGGTAGAGGATGTTGGCCTTTGCCTGGGCCAAGCCATCAAAGATTGTCTGGGTGAACGAAAAGGAATACGCCGTTACGGCCATGCAATTATTCCCATGGACGACGCCCTGATCCTGGTAGCAGTTGATCTCAGCGGGCGTCCCTATCTGGCCTGGCCGGCCGAGGTGCTTTTGTCGTCCCAGGTTGGGAGCTTTGCAACTGAGCTGGTAGAAGAATTTTTGCGGGCATTTGTGAACCAGAGCGGAATGAACCTGCACGTAAGGTTCCTGGCTGGGCGCAATACCCACCATATGCTTGAAGCGGTGTTTAAAGCCTTGGGACGGGCTTTACGGGAAGCAACGGAAATCGACCCCCGGGAGGCAGGAGTGCCTTCTACAAAAGGGATTCTGGCATAA